The following are encoded in a window of Haloprofundus salilacus genomic DNA:
- a CDS encoding sugar phosphate isomerase/epimerase family protein, whose protein sequence is MRFALNQMGFPEERLEANVDPLAEAGYDGIEPNLTADGPLWDDGAVDELVDRIAEAGLDVPAVSTTLHWERQLSSPDEETQAAGIEAGERMIALADAFDAGAVLIVPAVVDDETPYDDAYDRALESVRTLASVGADRGVTVCVENVWNDFLLSPLEFAEFVDEASTAGPVGAYFDVGNVRRFGRPEQWIRILGERIERVHVKDYRTDVDTIDGFTYPLEGDVDWNAVDDALAAVGYDGWVTAEVPPYRTAPERMPPRVRADLEHLFS, encoded by the coding sequence ATGAGGTTCGCACTCAACCAGATGGGGTTTCCCGAAGAGCGCCTCGAAGCGAACGTCGACCCACTCGCGGAGGCCGGGTACGACGGAATCGAACCGAACCTGACCGCCGACGGACCGTTGTGGGACGACGGGGCGGTCGACGAACTCGTCGACCGAATCGCGGAGGCTGGACTCGACGTACCCGCCGTCTCGACGACGCTGCACTGGGAGCGGCAGTTGTCGAGTCCAGACGAGGAGACTCAAGCGGCCGGTATCGAGGCGGGCGAGCGGATGATAGCGCTCGCGGACGCGTTCGACGCCGGTGCCGTGCTGATCGTTCCGGCCGTGGTCGACGACGAGACGCCGTACGACGACGCGTACGACAGGGCGCTGGAGTCCGTCCGAACCCTCGCTTCGGTCGGGGCAGACCGCGGCGTGACGGTCTGCGTCGAAAACGTCTGGAACGACTTTCTGCTCTCGCCGCTAGAGTTCGCCGAGTTCGTCGACGAAGCGTCGACGGCCGGACCGGTCGGCGCGTACTTCGACGTCGGGAACGTCAGGCGGTTCGGCCGTCCCGAGCAGTGGATCCGAATCCTCGGCGAGCGCATCGAGCGCGTCCACGTGAAGGATTATCGGACCGACGTCGACACCATCGACGGCTTCACTTACCCGCTGGAGGGCGACGTCGACTGGAACGCCGTCGACGACGCGCTCGCGGCGGTCGGCTACGACGGGTGGGTAACCGCGGAGGTACCGCCGTACCGAACCGCACCCGAGCGGATGCCGCCGCGCGTCCGCGCCGACCTCGAACACCTCTTCTCGTAG
- a CDS encoding Gfo/Idh/MocA family protein, with amino-acid sequence MTLSAGFVGAGGIASVHLETLDAARDGNLTGYDGNILDVELAAVADVDEAQARDAAAPRDAAVYTDGVELVESESLDALVVAVPPFAHGEYERAATEYGVDLFVEKPVGLDADAARETARRIADSGILAQAGYVCRYGGITERALELLDGRRIGHVDSTYWVPLPDTSWWRQRAQSGGQIVEQSTHVYDLHRYLVGEVTAVTGSGTDGLLVDSVDFQDATSVTLDHESGAVSHVSSTCGSVDSRFEVHIAAEDAFLELDYFGHTLSGTVDGEAVRFEADGDWYRREFEAFLRAAAESSGSRRDSSERADVRSTFDDAVETLELTLAAREAAESGERVPLS; translated from the coding sequence GTGACACTTTCAGCCGGATTCGTCGGTGCGGGAGGTATCGCCTCGGTTCACCTGGAGACGCTCGACGCTGCGAGAGACGGTAACCTGACCGGCTACGACGGAAACATTCTTGACGTGGAACTGGCCGCCGTCGCCGATGTCGACGAGGCGCAGGCGCGGGACGCCGCTGCCCCGCGCGACGCCGCAGTATACACCGACGGCGTCGAACTCGTCGAGTCGGAGTCGCTGGACGCGCTCGTCGTCGCCGTCCCGCCGTTCGCCCACGGGGAGTACGAGCGGGCGGCGACGGAGTACGGCGTCGATCTATTCGTCGAGAAACCGGTTGGTCTCGACGCCGACGCCGCACGCGAGACGGCGCGGCGCATCGCCGACTCCGGAATTCTCGCACAGGCTGGTTACGTCTGCCGGTACGGCGGGATAACTGAGCGCGCGTTAGAACTGCTCGACGGCCGCCGCATCGGCCACGTCGACAGCACCTACTGGGTTCCGCTTCCGGACACGTCGTGGTGGCGTCAGCGGGCGCAGTCAGGCGGCCAGATCGTCGAGCAGTCGACGCACGTCTACGACCTCCACCGCTATCTCGTCGGAGAGGTGACGGCCGTGACGGGGAGCGGAACCGACGGTCTGCTCGTCGACAGCGTCGACTTTCAGGACGCGACGTCGGTGACGCTCGACCACGAGTCGGGAGCCGTCTCGCACGTCTCGTCGACGTGCGGTTCGGTCGACTCCCGCTTCGAGGTGCACATCGCCGCCGAGGACGCGTTTCTCGAACTCGACTACTTCGGTCACACGCTGTCGGGCACCGTCGACGGCGAGGCCGTCCGGTTCGAAGCCGACGGCGACTGGTACCGCCGCGAGTTCGAGGCGTTCCTGCGCGCGGCGGCCGAATCCAGCGGTTCCCGAAGGGATTCCTCGGAGCGCGCCGACGTTCGGTCGACGTTCGACGACGCCGTGGAGACGCTCGAATTGACGCTCGCAGCCCGCGAAGCCGCCGAGTCCGGCGAGCGAGTTCCGCTCAGCTAA
- a CDS encoding ABC transporter ATP-binding protein, translated as MGKLDIRNLRKEFADGDGSIVAVDDLNIDVNDGEFLIFVGPSGCGKSTTLRCIAGLETTTEGKILLNDDDITHQPPTERDIAMVFQNYALYPHMSARKNIGFGLKMSTDMSKDEIDKRVEQTAEMMGIEELLEKKPGELSGGQQQRVALGRAIVREPEVFLMDEPLSNLDAKLRTTMRTELQNLQQNLGITTIYVTHDQTEAMTMGDRIAILDGGELQQLGTPLECYYEPNNQFVAGFIGSPSMNFFDVEYADGALIHDAFRYELSQAAREELAGHEGPLTLGVRPESFEITDESDPNSIPAPVSVTEPMGETTYVYVDIGDKRCTVTLDGERVIEPGATLHVVIPEEKMHLFDAETGETVKTRNVSAATNVDVNARA; from the coding sequence ATGGGTAAGCTAGACATCCGTAACCTCCGGAAAGAGTTCGCGGACGGAGACGGGTCGATCGTCGCGGTCGACGACCTGAATATCGACGTCAACGACGGCGAGTTCCTCATCTTCGTCGGTCCGTCCGGGTGCGGCAAATCGACGACGCTCCGCTGTATCGCCGGCCTGGAGACGACGACGGAGGGGAAGATACTCCTCAACGACGACGACATTACGCACCAACCGCCGACCGAGCGCGACATCGCGATGGTGTTTCAGAACTACGCGCTCTATCCGCACATGTCTGCCCGGAAGAACATCGGGTTCGGACTGAAGATGTCGACGGACATGTCGAAAGACGAGATAGACAAACGCGTCGAGCAGACGGCGGAGATGATGGGTATCGAGGAGCTACTCGAGAAGAAACCCGGCGAACTCTCCGGCGGGCAGCAGCAGCGCGTCGCGCTCGGCCGCGCCATCGTCCGCGAACCCGAGGTGTTCCTGATGGACGAACCGCTGTCGAATCTCGACGCCAAACTCCGGACGACGATGCGGACGGAGCTTCAGAATCTCCAACAGAATCTCGGCATCACTACCATCTACGTCACGCACGACCAGACAGAGGCGATGACGATGGGCGACCGAATCGCCATCCTCGACGGCGGCGAGCTCCAGCAGCTCGGCACGCCGCTGGAGTGTTACTACGAGCCGAACAACCAGTTCGTCGCGGGCTTCATCGGCTCGCCCTCGATGAACTTCTTCGACGTGGAGTACGCCGACGGCGCGCTAATTCACGACGCATTCCGGTACGAACTCTCGCAAGCGGCGCGCGAGGAACTCGCCGGCCACGAGGGACCGCTGACGCTCGGCGTCCGGCCCGAGAGCTTCGAGATCACCGACGAGAGCGACCCGAACTCGATTCCGGCCCCGGTTTCAGTGACGGAGCCGATGGGCGAGACGACGTACGTCTACGTCGACATCGGCGACAAGCGCTGCACGGTGACGCTCGACGGGGAGCGGGTGATCGAACCGGGAGCGACGCTCCACGTCGTCATCCCCGAGGAGAAGATGCACCTGTTCGACGCCGAAACGGGCGAGACGGTCAAAACCCGGAACGTCTCCGCCGCGACCAACGTCGACGTCAACGCTCGCGCCTGA
- a CDS encoding extracellular solute-binding protein: MSNRNLSRRKILALTGSVGAASLAGCSSGGTGGGNDSGGSGGGNGSGSDGGGGNGESSATFWAWNDPGLAPIREEQATEIAEQSDKISDASWEYYPFENYLAKATTAIPAGNAPDSLALSVLWVPRFADQGVALNLEENGFNPDDYVSAARRNASYDGTLWAVPWYADCRLLAINTAMFEEAGLEVPDPTHRPSWEEFASWIDALGNSGTAAFSMSAGEGFDCFVLSNGGGYLNEDGTEAIINNDAALEAANYLQPKIVDDKTVLARNPGGTDAIEDLLAGEAAMCFAGSWMYPRLRDSGLDWQYLPYPSGPQIDTSHTWSAGVFYTIPSRGGANQEIGLEWLNYINSIEVQRSVTKSMGGFPGRKDAYETEEFKQFLEDNPKLEPVAQEMENTVPFPSHPEVSKMWDSVHTQAQSMWQGADPKQALDKAAQDINALL; the protein is encoded by the coding sequence ATGAGCAACAGAAATCTCAGTCGACGTAAGATCCTCGCACTGACCGGTTCGGTCGGTGCGGCGAGTTTAGCGGGCTGTTCGAGCGGCGGAACCGGCGGTGGAAATGACAGCGGCGGCTCCGGCGGCGGTAACGGCTCCGGATCCGACGGCGGTGGCGGTAACGGCGAGAGTTCGGCGACGTTCTGGGCGTGGAACGATCCCGGTCTCGCGCCGATCCGTGAGGAACAGGCCACCGAAATCGCAGAGCAGAGCGACAAGATTTCAGATGCCAGCTGGGAGTACTACCCCTTCGAGAACTACCTGGCGAAGGCGACGACGGCCATCCCGGCCGGGAACGCGCCGGACAGCCTGGCGCTGTCGGTGCTGTGGGTGCCGCGTTTCGCGGACCAGGGCGTCGCGTTGAACCTCGAAGAGAACGGGTTCAACCCCGACGACTACGTCTCGGCGGCGCGCCGCAACGCGAGCTACGACGGGACGCTGTGGGCGGTGCCGTGGTACGCGGACTGCCGTCTCCTCGCCATCAACACGGCGATGTTCGAGGAGGCGGGGTTGGAAGTTCCTGACCCCACGCACCGCCCCAGTTGGGAGGAGTTCGCGTCGTGGATCGACGCGCTCGGCAATTCGGGGACTGCCGCGTTCTCGATGTCTGCGGGCGAGGGGTTCGATTGTTTCGTACTCTCGAACGGAGGCGGTTACCTCAACGAGGACGGGACGGAAGCGATAATCAACAACGACGCCGCCCTCGAAGCGGCGAACTACCTGCAACCGAAAATCGTCGACGACAAGACGGTCCTCGCGCGCAACCCCGGCGGAACGGACGCCATCGAGGACCTCCTCGCTGGAGAGGCGGCGATGTGTTTCGCCGGGTCGTGGATGTATCCGCGCCTGCGCGACAGCGGTCTCGACTGGCAGTACCTCCCGTACCCGAGCGGTCCGCAGATAGACACGAGCCACACGTGGAGCGCGGGCGTCTTCTACACCATCCCAAGTCGCGGCGGCGCGAACCAGGAGATCGGGCTGGAGTGGCTGAACTACATCAACTCGATCGAGGTCCAGCGGAGCGTGACGAAATCGATGGGCGGCTTCCCCGGCCGCAAGGACGCCTACGAGACCGAAGAGTTCAAACAGTTCCTCGAGGACAACCCGAAACTGGAACCGGTCGCCCAGGAGATGGAGAACACGGTTCCGTTCCCGAGTCACCCAGAAGTGTCGAAGATGTGGGATAGCGTTCACACGCAGGCACAGTCGATGTGGCAGGGGGCGGACCCGAAACAGGCGCTCGACAAGGCAGCCCAAGATATCAACGCGCTGCTCTAA
- a CDS encoding carbohydrate ABC transporter permease, with the protein MAQSQGLQRIRRRFGGYVSDLDVSNSDTDLSWYALVLPKAILFAAILLIPFIGAFYISLHEWAPLAQSHPFVGLDNYVRLFNDPIFWNAIINTAGYSFALLVFDVPIALGLALLLNMNLRGTKFYSGAIFLPVVTSWVVVSLIWTWLYNPEYGLLNAILGGIGLPQLSWLQSSSTALASIALMSVWKHIGFNMVIFLAGLKGIPDDYYEAAIVDGANRWERFRYITLPLLKPTTFFVFVVTLIFSFRVYTQVYVMTQGGPVRSTYTIVYYFWQTGFQQFEMGYASAIAVVLFLIVFGLSIIQQRTWGGDVEY; encoded by the coding sequence ATGGCGCAGTCACAAGGGCTACAGCGCATTCGTCGTCGCTTCGGCGGATACGTCTCCGACCTCGACGTCAGCAACTCCGACACGGACCTCTCGTGGTACGCCCTCGTCTTACCGAAGGCTATCCTCTTCGCGGCGATACTCCTGATTCCCTTCATCGGCGCGTTTTACATCAGCCTCCACGAGTGGGCGCCGTTGGCCCAGTCGCACCCGTTCGTCGGACTCGACAACTACGTGCGGCTGTTCAACGACCCCATCTTCTGGAACGCGATCATCAACACCGCCGGATACAGTTTCGCGCTGCTCGTCTTCGACGTCCCCATCGCGCTGGGGTTGGCGCTGCTGCTGAATATGAACCTCCGAGGGACGAAGTTCTACTCGGGGGCGATATTCCTCCCCGTCGTGACCTCCTGGGTCGTCGTCTCGCTCATCTGGACGTGGCTCTACAACCCCGAGTACGGGCTGTTGAACGCCATACTGGGTGGTATCGGACTGCCCCAGCTATCGTGGCTCCAGAGTTCGAGCACGGCATTGGCATCCATCGCGCTCATGAGCGTCTGGAAGCATATCGGATTCAACATGGTCATCTTCCTGGCCGGACTGAAAGGGATCCCGGACGACTACTATGAGGCGGCCATCGTCGACGGCGCGAACCGCTGGGAACGGTTCCGTTACATCACGCTGCCGCTGTTGAAGCCGACGACGTTCTTCGTGTTCGTCGTGACGCTCATCTTCTCGTTCCGCGTCTACACGCAGGTGTACGTGATGACGCAGGGCGGACCGGTGCGGTCGACGTACACTATCGTCTACTACTTCTGGCAGACTGGGTTCCAACAGTTCGAGATGGGGTACGCCAGCGCCATCGCCGTCGTGTTGTTCCTCATCGTCTTCGGACTGAGCATCATCCAACAGCGCACGTGGGGTGGTGACGTTGAGTACTGA
- a CDS encoding carbohydrate ABC transporter permease, translated as MTLSTDELEFDDGRPSVEHEGSWYDTLAKGVAHLILLTASAVMTIPFVWAFFTSLKPENEIFTTIKRIIPADPTFANYVNVWMQNPLDRWIFNSLILAVGVVFFTLLLDTLAGYALAKGDFKGKSLVYTLVIGTLVIPPQVVLVPLYLEMNAINWSNTYWAIMVLYIANPFGTFMMRQFFLGVPDSLIEAARMDGCSTFQIYTRIMLPLAKPALSSLGVFTFIFVWGAFLWPLVILNDSAMYPLQVGIGLLTGRYGSQWGQLLAAVILAALPVLAAYLLAQRTFMEGIALTGGKG; from the coding sequence GTGACGTTGAGTACTGACGAACTCGAATTCGACGACGGACGGCCGAGCGTCGAACACGAAGGGTCGTGGTACGACACGCTCGCGAAGGGCGTCGCCCACCTCATCTTGCTCACCGCGAGCGCGGTCATGACGATTCCGTTCGTCTGGGCGTTCTTCACGTCGCTCAAGCCCGAGAACGAGATATTCACCACTATCAAGCGGATAATCCCGGCAGATCCGACGTTCGCCAACTACGTCAACGTCTGGATGCAGAATCCGCTCGACCGGTGGATATTCAACAGCCTCATACTGGCTGTTGGCGTCGTGTTCTTCACGCTCCTTCTGGACACGCTCGCGGGCTACGCTCTCGCGAAGGGTGACTTCAAGGGGAAGTCGCTCGTCTACACGCTCGTCATCGGGACGCTCGTCATCCCGCCGCAGGTGGTTCTGGTGCCGCTCTACCTGGAGATGAACGCGATCAACTGGTCGAACACGTACTGGGCCATCATGGTGCTGTACATCGCCAACCCGTTCGGGACGTTCATGATGCGACAGTTCTTCCTCGGCGTCCCCGACTCGCTCATCGAGGCGGCGCGGATGGACGGCTGTAGCACGTTCCAGATCTACACGCGCATCATGCTGCCGCTGGCGAAACCGGCACTGTCGTCGCTCGGCGTGTTCACGTTCATCTTCGTCTGGGGGGCGTTCCTCTGGCCGCTGGTCATCCTCAACGACTCGGCGATGTACCCCCTCCAGGTCGGCATCGGCCTGCTCACCGGGCGGTACGGTTCGCAGTGGGGGCAACTGCTTGCGGCGGTCATCCTGGCCGCCCTGCCCGTCCTCGCGGCGTACCTGCTCGCCCAGCGGACGTTCATGGAGGGCATCGCGCTCACGGGAGGGAAAGGGTAG
- a CDS encoding M81 family metallopeptidase: MRIAVAAVSHETNTFAEGSTGIETFSTATGTELLETDAVGRSLGGIVEALEGADEDVEILPTVGASALPAPTVEREAFEWMRRELTDRLDGEPVDGVCLDLHGSMFVEGEPDPEGALLAAVRERVGPEVPITAALDMHATITERMVDLLDGVAGYRTAPHTDVAETGVRAANLLLDAVRGEKSLVLGWERLPMLLAGEQSESEAEPMRTLVGLLREADRTDGVYDANYFLGFPWADNPHAGCHALVTGDASAASVVDERATELAREFWRRRDEFDFTTEAYTPTAALNEAAETNRRPVVVADTGDIPGAGAGENVTNLLTAIIDRDDLGRPLFAVVADADSYETCRAAGEGATVSLELGRNYPDGAPLELSEGAVERLAVENVDDTGDTDVGTALVSLDGADVVVADRRTNVHRDPVFLRRLGVDPTARKLIVLKSGYLSPAWKTVAARRLFALTPGETNQRLAELPYERIPRPIYPLDADATWSG; encoded by the coding sequence ATGCGAATCGCAGTCGCCGCTGTGAGCCACGAAACCAACACGTTCGCCGAGGGGTCGACCGGCATCGAGACGTTCTCGACTGCCACCGGCACCGAACTCCTCGAGACCGACGCGGTCGGGCGCTCGCTCGGCGGTATCGTCGAGGCGCTCGAAGGAGCGGACGAAGACGTCGAGATACTGCCGACGGTCGGTGCGAGCGCGCTCCCGGCACCCACCGTCGAACGGGAGGCGTTCGAGTGGATGAGACGGGAGCTAACCGACCGGCTCGACGGTGAACCCGTCGACGGGGTCTGTCTCGACCTCCACGGCTCGATGTTCGTCGAGGGGGAGCCCGACCCCGAGGGCGCGCTCCTCGCGGCGGTCCGCGAGCGCGTCGGTCCCGAGGTGCCGATAACCGCGGCGCTCGACATGCACGCAACGATAACCGAGCGGATGGTCGATCTGCTCGACGGCGTCGCGGGCTATCGAACCGCCCCGCACACCGACGTGGCGGAGACAGGCGTCCGGGCGGCGAATCTGCTGCTCGACGCCGTTCGCGGCGAGAAGTCGCTCGTGCTCGGCTGGGAGCGACTCCCGATGCTGTTGGCCGGGGAACAGTCGGAGTCTGAGGCAGAACCGATGCGCACCCTCGTCGGCCTGCTCCGCGAGGCCGACCGAACCGACGGCGTCTACGACGCCAACTACTTTCTGGGCTTCCCGTGGGCCGACAACCCCCACGCGGGCTGTCACGCGCTGGTAACCGGTGACGCGTCGGCGGCGTCCGTCGTCGACGAGAGGGCGACCGAACTCGCGAGAGAGTTCTGGCGGCGGCGCGACGAGTTCGACTTCACGACGGAGGCGTACACACCGACGGCGGCGCTGAACGAGGCCGCCGAGACGAATAGGCGACCGGTTGTCGTCGCCGATACGGGCGACATCCCCGGCGCGGGCGCAGGTGAGAACGTGACGAACCTCCTCACGGCGATTATCGACCGGGACGACCTCGGGAGACCGCTTTTCGCCGTCGTCGCCGACGCCGACAGCTACGAAACCTGCCGCGCGGCGGGGGAGGGAGCGACCGTCTCGTTGGAACTCGGCCGCAACTATCCGGACGGAGCGCCGCTGGAACTCTCCGAGGGAGCCGTCGAGCGCCTCGCCGTCGAGAACGTCGACGACACCGGCGACACCGACGTCGGAACCGCGCTCGTGTCGCTCGACGGCGCGGACGTCGTCGTCGCCGACCGTCGAACGAACGTCCACCGCGACCCGGTGTTTCTGCGGCGACTCGGCGTCGACCCGACCGCGCGCAAACTGATCGTCCTGAAGAGCGGCTACCTGAGTCCGGCGTGGAAAACGGTCGCTGCGCGGCGGTTGTTCGCGCTGACGCCCGGCGAGACGAACCAGCGACTCGCCGAACTGCCGTACGAGCGGATTCCGCGCCCCATCTACCCGCTCGACGCGGACGCGACGTGGTCGGGCTGA
- a CDS encoding mandelate racemase/muconate lactonizing enzyme family protein, producing MEIVGLKAFAVDIPLVPFEEGGVAPYVTNHNSLERMTRVLVRVDTDEGVSGWGEMRVFLTPEATVSMLEDGIEPFVVGRSPFEVETFRRQVFIEYANADLFFAPVEVACWDIVGKTLDRPVYELLGGWTAPGQTETRHRQHQDEYTATRAERAVDVAYCLGILPPEASAERAVEVLNDGYSVLKTKAGRDWRSDVERVRAMHDAVDGELDFRLDPNQGWTVDEAVRVAATLADAGVYLQYLEQPIRVDNHRSLASLRARTQQPIAPNEDTYAPHNLRRLVEAGAIDVAVLDLTPAGGLSGLRQQVAVVEDAGLPATHHCAFDLGVRTAAILHAVYGLPGLTLPPDSVYYGWETDVIREPFEIADGALTVPQSPGLGVDVDESLVEEYRIA from the coding sequence ATGGAGATAGTCGGACTGAAAGCGTTCGCCGTAGACATCCCGCTTGTTCCGTTCGAGGAGGGCGGCGTCGCGCCGTACGTGACGAATCACAACTCGCTGGAGCGCATGACGCGCGTCCTCGTCCGCGTCGACACCGACGAGGGCGTCTCCGGGTGGGGCGAGATGCGCGTCTTCCTCACGCCGGAGGCGACAGTTTCGATGCTCGAAGATGGAATCGAACCGTTCGTCGTCGGTCGTTCGCCGTTCGAGGTCGAGACGTTCCGCCGGCAGGTGTTCATCGAGTACGCCAACGCCGACCTGTTCTTCGCGCCCGTCGAGGTCGCCTGCTGGGACATCGTCGGGAAGACGCTCGACAGACCCGTTTACGAACTGCTCGGGGGGTGGACCGCCCCCGGGCAGACGGAGACACGCCACCGGCAGCATCAGGACGAGTACACCGCCACCCGCGCCGAGCGCGCCGTCGACGTGGCGTACTGCCTCGGTATCCTCCCGCCCGAGGCGTCCGCCGAGCGCGCCGTCGAGGTCCTGAACGACGGATACTCGGTGCTGAAGACGAAGGCCGGGCGGGACTGGCGTTCCGACGTCGAGCGCGTTCGAGCGATGCACGACGCCGTTGACGGTGAACTCGATTTCCGTCTCGACCCGAATCAGGGATGGACCGTCGACGAAGCCGTCCGCGTCGCAGCGACGCTCGCCGACGCCGGAGTCTACCTCCAGTACCTCGAACAGCCGATTCGCGTCGACAACCACCGGTCGCTGGCGTCGTTGCGGGCGCGTACCCAGCAACCTATTGCACCGAACGAGGACACCTACGCACCGCACAACCTCCGTCGCCTCGTCGAAGCCGGGGCGATAGACGTCGCCGTCCTCGATCTGACGCCCGCCGGGGGACTCTCCGGACTCAGACAGCAGGTCGCCGTCGTCGAGGATGCCGGTCTCCCGGCGACGCACCACTGCGCGTTCGACCTCGGCGTCCGGACGGCCGCTATTCTCCACGCGGTGTACGGCCTGCCGGGACTCACGCTCCCGCCGGATTCGGTGTACTACGGCTGGGAGACCGACGTGATTCGAGAGCCGTTCGAGATAGCCGATGGCGCGCTGACCGTGCCGCAGTCGCCGGGACTGGGCGTCGACGTGGACGAAAGCCTCGTCGAGGAGTACCGCATCGCATGA
- a CDS encoding creatininase family protein, translating into MTFGLGSFDGDGDADVDWTAEVAFAARTAPEIRAVGESGGSVLVLPIGSVEQHGDHLPVATDSILASAVAAAGATAVVDDVPVLVAPTFWTGYSPHHRAFGGTLTGEFDTLLDLLGTVADAALDNGFDALLLLNGHGGNRALVDAAVTVVGRAHPAVESLGLTYFDLAAPFADEIRESDAGGMAHGGEFETSLMQYLRPELVREDAPATYWVEPYDLAGNDLLDGGPLSVYRPFGAYSDSGAIGDPSLASADKGERFFDGIRAELAALLLDVHEQNAD; encoded by the coding sequence ATGACGTTCGGACTGGGATCGTTCGACGGCGACGGCGACGCCGATGTCGACTGGACCGCAGAGGTCGCGTTCGCAGCGCGCACCGCCCCTGAGATTCGCGCTGTCGGTGAGAGTGGCGGGTCGGTGCTCGTCCTCCCGATCGGGAGCGTCGAACAGCACGGCGACCACCTCCCGGTCGCGACGGACTCGATTCTCGCCTCGGCGGTCGCCGCCGCGGGGGCGACGGCGGTGGTCGACGACGTGCCGGTGCTGGTCGCGCCAACGTTCTGGACCGGGTACTCGCCGCACCACCGCGCGTTCGGTGGGACGCTCACCGGCGAGTTCGACACGCTGCTTGACCTGCTCGGCACCGTCGCCGACGCCGCGCTGGACAACGGATTCGACGCGCTGTTGCTGCTCAACGGTCACGGCGGCAACCGAGCGCTCGTCGACGCCGCGGTTACCGTCGTCGGCCGCGCCCACCCCGCAGTGGAGTCACTCGGTCTCACGTACTTCGACCTCGCCGCACCGTTTGCCGACGAGATTCGCGAGAGCGACGCCGGCGGGATGGCCCACGGCGGCGAGTTCGAGACGTCATTGATGCAGTATCTCCGCCCCGAACTCGTCCGCGAGGACGCGCCCGCGACGTATTGGGTGGAGCCGTACGACCTCGCCGGTAACGATTTGCTCGACGGCGGCCCGCTGTCGGTGTACCGGCCGTTCGGGGCGTACTCGGACAGCGGCGCTATCGGCGATCCGTCGCTGGCCAGCGCCGACAAGGGCGAACGCTTCTTCGACGGCATACGGGCCGAACTCGCGGCGTTGCTCCTCGACGTTCACGAACAAAACGCGGACTGA
- a CDS encoding MFS transporter, translating into MDERSYFKSFYFLYFAAWSGFVVFRNAYFEEIGLTGVEMGTIGFLLRTAGIAALPAWGLLSDRFGAQKRILFVSVTGAGALGLLYPSAAAVFPLVALVTVAFAAFRAPIRPVANSMLLSAGLSYGNVRAYGSIAFGVAALGAGVVSARLGSVVVFYVFGLGMAMLVLVLLRIPVESKPPTESVGLRAASLVTDRNFAVLLVAAFLMGTMFPAGSAYLSVYVRSLGASDALTGLSVAAKTLGEAAVFLCAARFTASYRRLLIAGAGCHVVTFAFYASAPAPSLVVALQLLLGVGYAAFMLAAVNLAHELAPISIGSTAQTFLTGFGFAAGSGVGELASGHLLDLVGVQSMYAYVAAVGLLVITASGLLDGSLGADGLLPSDE; encoded by the coding sequence ATGGACGAGCGGAGTTACTTCAAGTCGTTCTACTTCCTCTACTTCGCGGCGTGGAGCGGCTTCGTCGTGTTCCGTAACGCCTACTTCGAGGAGATCGGACTGACCGGCGTCGAGATGGGGACGATCGGCTTTCTGCTCCGGACGGCCGGTATCGCCGCACTCCCCGCGTGGGGGTTGTTGAGCGACCGTTTCGGCGCGCAGAAGCGGATTCTGTTCGTCAGCGTCACCGGCGCGGGAGCGTTGGGACTGCTGTATCCGAGTGCCGCCGCGGTGTTCCCGCTCGTCGCGCTCGTCACCGTCGCGTTCGCGGCGTTTCGAGCGCCGATACGGCCGGTCGCGAACTCGATGCTGCTCTCGGCGGGGCTGTCGTACGGGAACGTCCGCGCGTACGGGAGCATCGCCTTCGGTGTCGCCGCGCTGGGGGCCGGCGTGGTCAGCGCCCGTCTTGGGTCGGTCGTCGTCTTCTACGTGTTCGGCCTCGGCATGGCGATGCTCGTGCTCGTACTCCTCCGGATTCCGGTCGAGAGCAAACCGCCAACGGAGAGCGTCGGCCTCCGCGCGGCGTCGCTCGTGACGGACCGCAACTTCGCCGTGCTGTTGGTCGCCGCGTTTCTGATGGGAACGATGTTCCCCGCCGGGAGCGCGTATCTGTCGGTGTATGTCAGGAGTCTCGGCGCGAGCGACGCGCTCACCGGTCTCTCCGTCGCCGCTAAGACGCTCGGCGAGGCGGCGGTGTTCCTCTGTGCGGCGCGCTTCACCGCGTCGTACCGTCGGCTCCTGATAGCGGGCGCGGGTTGTCACGTTGTCACGTTCGCGTTCTACGCGTCGGCACCCGCGCCGTCTCTCGTCGTCGCGCTACAGCTACTGCTCGGCGTCGGCTACGCCGCGTTCATGCTTGCGGCGGTGAACCTCGCCCACGAACTCGCGCCCATCTCCATCGGGTCGACGGCGCAGACATTTCTCACCGGGTTCGGCTTCGCCGCCGGGTCGGGCGTCGGCGAACTCGCGTCCGGACACCTCCTCGACCTCGTCGGAGTCCAGTCGATGTACGCGTACGTGGCCGCCGTCGGCCTCCTCGTCATCACCGCGAGCGGACTCCTCGACGGCTCGCTCGGCGCTGACGGACTGCTACCGTCCGACGAGTGA